In Methyloprofundus sedimenti, the genomic window TTAGATAACCAGGCTATTTATCAGGATTCTACAGCATATAATCAATATAGGTATTGAGGAAGCAAATGATTTCCAACTATGAATATAGCGATTTTTGCCTCTTGTTAGCAAGACTTTATTTTTTTCATTAGAAAAAAGAGGAGATGAATTTCTGGGTTTATTTGCTTAAAAACTTGTCCAGTTCATTTGCAAAAGATTGTCGATCACTTTGGCTTAATGCCGATAGGCCACCTGTTTCTATACCACTAGAGCGGAGAGTATCCATAAAGTCGCGCATATTAAGACATTCTCGAATATTATTAGCGGTATACATTTCACCTCGATGATTCAAAGCATAGCCGCCTTTTTTAATTGCCTCGGCCGCCAATGGAATGTCACCGGTGATAACCAGATCGCCGGCACCAAGTCTTAGCACTATCTCATTATCAGCGATGTCAACCCCCCTGCCCACTTGAATAAATTTAATATAACGCGAGGGAGGTAAACGTATAAACTGATTTGCGACAAAAGTCACAAAAACCCCGGTACGCTCAGCAGCTCTACATAAAATATCTTTGAGCACTACCGGGCATGCATCAGCATCAACCCATATTTTCATATTCCAAAAGCCTTCATTAGTAAGTGCTGCGGTCACAACGCAGGATTTTGTATTTTTTTACTGAGATTAACGAGGTTGAAAGAGGAATTATAAAATCATGCATTTATAATCCCACTCCCAGCCTTCTCCTTCTGGAAAAGACGTTTACATTTTGACAAGCAATCTACTGACTGTTTGTCCTGCAACAGCTCAGTATTTATTGTTTAGCTGAGAAGTATAACAGAGACAGGGCCTAAGCTGAGGTTTCTACTGTGTGTACATGCACATCTCGTTGCGGATAAGGAATAGATATATTTTCCGCATCAAAACGGTCTTTTACCGCACGAGTGACATCCCAATA contains:
- a CDS encoding YaiI/YqxD family protein, translated to MKIWVDADACPVVLKDILCRAAERTGVFVTFVANQFIRLPPSRYIKFIQVGRGVDIADNEIVLRLGAGDLVITGDIPLAAEAIKKGGYALNHRGEMYTANNIRECLNMRDFMDTLRSSGIETGGLSALSQSDRQSFANELDKFLSK